A region of Drosophila suzukii chromosome 2L, CBGP_Dsuzu_IsoJpt1.0, whole genome shotgun sequence DNA encodes the following proteins:
- the LOC108007335 gene encoding uncharacterized protein yields MPKISHTDSKQKLLKQARLGKNLASKKGSRTGNSANNKELKVLTLLQTVP; encoded by the exons ATGCCAAAAATTAGCCACACGGATtccaaacaaaaattattgaaaCAAGCAAG ATTGGGAAAAAACTTGGCATCGAAAAAAGGATCTCGAACAGGAAACTCGGCTAACAACAAGGAACTTAAAGTACTCACCCTTTTGCAAACTGTACCGTGA
- the LOC108009399 gene encoding uncharacterized protein, which yields MKTPDTKAKLLNNISLSKHLSSKKGGSRTSNCGNCLEFSVLTRLSSVP from the exons ATGAAGACACCGGACACCAAAGCCAAGTTGCTGAACAATATTAG TCTATCTAAACATCTGTCTTCCAAGAAAGGCGGCTCTCGCACTAGTAACTGCGGCAATTGTCTGGAATTTTCCGTGCTAACGCGTCTCTCCAGTGTGCCCTGA
- the LOC108009394 gene encoding uncharacterized protein has protein sequence MVHQTRTPSKAIPAKHLSPMRTVEGLGGKYAVSSSPADSFLRSSRLTVQSNYQQSAAFKYNQMVTNNREQFNNLHFC, from the coding sequence ATGGTTCACCAAACTCGCACACCCAGCAAGGCCATACCCGCCAAGCACCTGAGTCCCATGAGGACTGTGGAGGGTCTGGGCGGAAAGTATGCCGTATCCAGCAGTCCAGCGGATAGTTTCCTGCGGAGTTCGAGGCTGACGGTTCAGAGCAACTACCAACAGTCGGCGGCCTTCAAATACAACCAGATGGTCACCAACAATCGGGAGCAGTTCAATAACCTGCACTTCTGCTAG
- the LOC108007327 gene encoding cysteine proteinase 4, whose translation MVYTERTDKCLSSNTKDNQSSKSQSHSKTTSGSGSGSGSGSGSWSSQASSAEKWKYNNMVNNDRQQFNGMHFS comes from the coding sequence ATGGTCTACACCGAACGTACCGACAAGTGCTTGAGCAGCAACACCAAGGACAACCAGTCCTCGAAGAGTCAAAGCCACTCCAAGACTACTAGTGGCTCGGGATCAGGATCAGGATCAGGGTCAGGATCTTGGAGCAGTCAAGCCTCGAGTGCCGAAAAGTGGAAGTACAACAACATGGTGAATAACGATCGCCAGCAGTTCAATGGCATGCATTTCTCCTAA